ATCCCCTTAGCCTGAGACAGGTTAAGGGGAATTTTATCAAGAATTGTTCCAAAGAAAAAACAGGCTATCCCTTTACAATTCGTAATGGTTACGATATACTTCGAAATGCACAACAAAACGTAATGATTACGAATTAAGGAGATGAGCAAATTGAAGAAAACATACACATTGACTTCAGCCATAATGGCTTTAGGTTTGTTGGCAGCTTGCGGAGAAAACAATGAGGATGAAAATGAAACAGCTCAAAACAACAATGAGGGAAACAATAATGTTGATACGGAAGAACAAACGGATCCGCTCCAAGTGAAAACTACCATGTACCCACTTCATTATTTCACAGAACAGATCGGACAGGAATTAGTGGATGTATCGAACATTCTTCCTGCCGGTGCAGACGCTCACACATTTGAGCCTTCAACCAACCAGATGATTGAAATCGCAGAAGCTGATTTGTTTTTGTATAACGGGGCAGATTTTGAAGGGTATGCTTCCAGTATAAAGGATGCTCTGGAGGATGAAGATGTTACGATTTTCGAAGCAACACATGATTTAGATCTTATCGATTTCAGCCATGGTCTTTCCGATGATCACGATCATGACCATGATCACGATCACAATGATGACCATAACGATAACCATGACCATAATGACGATCATGATCACAATGACAACCATAACGACAACCATAACGACAACCATGACCATAATGACGATCATGATCACAATGATAACCTCAACGACAACCATGACCATAATGATGATCATGGTAACAACGACAACCATAACCATAATGATAATCACAATCATAATCATAATGACAACAATAACAACGAACACGATCACGATCATGACAATGGTGACGATCATGCTCATGGAGACTATGATCCACACGTATGGCTTGACCCGGTAAGGTCTGTTGAATATGCGGAGCAAATTAAATCTGTTTTGATTGAACTGATGCCAGAACAAGAAAATGTATTTATCGAGAATTTTGAAGCGCTTGAAGAAAAGTTACTCGCATTGGATGAGGAATTCCAGTCAATGACGGAGGAAGTAAGCAATGACGTCATTGTCGTCTCTCACTCTGGATACGGATATTGGACGGACCGCTATGGCATCCAGCAACTCGGAATTGCAGGACTTTCACCAACCAATGAACCATCGATTCAACAATTACAAGATGTTATTGATTCAATGGACGAGTATGGTATAGAACATGTTTTGATTGAGCCGAACATTCCAACCAATTTGATCGAAACCGTTCAGGATGAAACAGGGGCAGAAGCAAAACGCATTCATAACTTGGAGAACCTGACTGAAGAAGATGTGGACAATGGCGAGGACTACATGTCCATAATGAGAGAAAATATTGAGGTCCTTCGAACGGTGCTTCAGTAACTTTTTCTGAACGATTGAGCATCCTGCATGGTAACTCACACTAAAACAGTGTAAAATAGAGTTATATTTAAATGAGAAAGGGTGTATCAATGTGGAATTTCAAATGTTTATGAATGACGTTGTACAGGCGGCGCGTAATGATATGGATCAGGCAGGCTACGAGCAACTGACGACTCCTGAAGAAGTGGATCAGGTATTCAACGAAAAAGGGTCAGTGCTTGTCATGGTGAACTCGGTCTGCGGATGTGCCGGAGGAATTGCACGACCGTCTGCTGCTTACATGAAGAATTTCGATGTAAAAGCGGACCGGTATGTTACCGTCTTTGCTGGTCAAGACAAAGAAGCTACGGAAAAAGCCCGGAGTTATTTCACCGGTTATCCACCATCTTCACCGTCCTTTGCGCTTTTGAAAGATGGCGAATTAAAGATGATGGTTGAGCGCCATGAAATAGAAGGGCATGAACCGATACAGATTGTGCAAAAGCTTGAAGAAGGTCTTGAAACACATTTTAAATAAAAGTTGTGAAAGAGAGGTGGAAGCCTCTCTTTCTTTATGATATAATACGTTTCGTGATAGAGATAGTCAGCTTAATTCGAGTGAAAAGGATGGAGGATCATCAGGCATGCAGGAACTATATAAAGAAATTCATACATATTTGAATATGGAAGAAGAGATTCCCTTCAAGGATTTCGATGCTTTTTATAAGCGCACCATTGATTACTTTAATGATCACGCAACAGATTTCGAGGAAGAAGATCTTTGGAAAGCCTTATTCATTTCAGAGAATGTCATGTCCAATGCAGAAGGACGTGCAAAAGAATCGAAGGCCCAAAAGCAGAAGAAGAAATATCAGAAAATGGCACAACGTTTGACATTGTGGGCACAGAATTTTGCAACCCGCCTTGCTGAACTTGGCTACAATCAGGATCAGATGAATGAGCGTTTCGAAAAAATGTTTGAAGACGAAGTCTAAAATAGGCATTGCATTTTTATTTTCCTGTTGTTATACTGCAATAGTGCGATTAAGCAAGTCGCACAGTTTGCGCCCGTGGTGAAATGGATATCATACGAGATTTCGGCTCTCGCGTTTCGGGTTCGAATCCTGACGGGCGCGCCATTATTAGCCATAAGTAAAGCTTTCAGCAATATGCTGAAAGCTTTTTTTACTCTTTGTGGCCATCTGAGTGGAGGAGAAAGGAATGTTTAAAATTGGATACCGGACCATAAAAACGGCATTAGGGGCAGCGATTGCAATATTCATTGCTCAACTTTTGCAACTGGACTTCTATGTTTCAGCAGGCATTTTGACGATGCTGTGTATTCAAAAAACCCGGCAGCGGACAATCATGAATTCCTGGCAACGTTTTGTAGCCTGCATCATAGGCATGATCTATGCGATTGCCTTGTTTGAAACGATAGGCTATCACCCGTTATCGGTTGCTTTTCTGCTTCTGATCTTTATCCCAACGACGGTATATTTGCGCGTGCAGAGTGGGATCATTACCAGCGCGGTCATCTTTTTTCATTTGTACACATTAAAAGAGGTATCAGTCTCGATCATTGCCAACGAACTTGGATTGATTGTGATCGGAATCCTCGTGGCACTTGTCATGAATTTGTATATGCCAGGTAAAGAATTAAGACTGGAGAAAATGCAGATTGAGTTAGAAAACTATTACTGCTCTATTTTTCATAAATTTGCTTCTTATATTCGTGAAGGAGACAGTGGATGGACCGGTGAAGAGATCTCATCTTCAGAGAAGCTTTTAAAAGATGCTCAAAATCTTGCTCTGGAAAACCTTGAAAACCATGTATTGCGCTACGAAGATCAGTATTATCATTACTTCAAGATGCGTGAGAAGCAGCTGGATATTATTGAACGAATGATGCCTCTTCTCACAAGTATGGACTATCACGTGGAACAGGCTGATATGCTTGCGGATTTTATGGACCAGTTGGCTGAGGGGGTAAATCCTCAAAATACTGCTGTACGTTATATTACTGAATTGGAATCCCTTCAGAATAATTTCCGTGAAATGGCATTACCAGAGACACGATCGGAATTTGAGGCCAGATCGGCTCTGCTTCACCTGGTTCATGAACTGCAATTGTATTTATCCATCAAGCAGCAATTCAAACCGTTAAAATCCTATGGAACGCTGGAAACCAGCTGAAATTGAAAAAGCCCTTTTGCACAGGAATACTGCAAAAGGGCTTTTCGAATTCAGGAAACAGTTTAATACATGGAAACACCAGCGAATACAGTTCCAAAGAACATCACGATGATCATCATATACACAACGGCCTTACGATATTTACGAGGCATTGAACATCCTCCTCCCAACAGTTCATTCTACCCTTCATTGTAAAGCCTATGTCTGCTGATTTCAAGTCTTAATCAAGTTGACACACACCATTGTCAGATAGTGTTATAATATGAAATGAAACAATTGAATGAATCATAAAATGAAACATAGAATCGAAAGGGGCGCGGATATGACTGGCGCGGACGATCGTTATGCAGCTTGGCAAAAAAAAGTGGAAGATCAGGTAAAAAAGAGACCTGAAAGAAAAGCTCATTTTAAAACATCATCAGATATTCCTGTAGAAAGAGTCTTTTTTCCAAGTGTTTTTGATAACGCTTACATCGGGAACATCGGATATCCTGGTGAATTCCCATATACACGTGGCATTCGCCCGACGATGTATCGTGGCCAATTCTGGACGATGCGCCAATACGCAGGGTTTGGATCGGCAAAGGAAACGAATGAGCGTTTCAGATACCTCCTTGAACAGGGACAGACAGGATTATCGGTGGCTTTTGATCTGCCGACCCAGATAGGCTATGACTCTGATGATGTTATGGCATTGGGAGAAGTGGGAAAAGTCGGTGTAGCAATCGATACCCTGGAGGATATGGAAATTCTTTTTGATCAAATTGCTTTAAGGGACGTCAGTACTTCGATGACCATCAATGCCCCGGCTGCAATCCTTCTTGCTATGTATATAGCCGTTGGGGAAAAGCAAGGTGTAGATCGGAAAGCCATACGAGGTACGATTCAAAATGATATTTTAAAAGAATATATCGCAAGAGGAACATATATCTATCCTCCCCGTCCATCTATGCGGCTTATCACAGACATTTTTGCATATTGCAGTGAAGAGGCACCCGCTTTTAACACGATCAGTATCAGTGGATATCACATCCGGGAAGCTGGCTCAACAGCAGTTCAAGAATTGGCATTTACATTATCCAATGCCATCGCGTATGTGGAGGCAGCGGTTGAAACGGGACTCGATGTGGATACATTTGCGCCGCGGCTCGCATTTTTCTTTAATGGTCACAACCATTTTTTCGAGGAAGTGGCAAAATTCCGGGCTGCCAGGCGAATGTGGGCAAAGATCATGAAGGAGCGTTTTCAGGCAAAGGACGAAAAAAGCCTGCAACTCCGATTTCATACACAAGTTGCAGGTTCGACGTTAACTGCCCAGCAACCTGAGAATAATGTCGTCCGGGTAGCTCTTCAGGCATTATCCAGTGTACTCGGGGGAACGCAGAGTCTTCATACCAATGCCAAGGATGAAGCGTTGTCTCTGCCTTCCGAAGAATCTGCCAGACTTGCTTTACGAACTCAGCAGATCATTGCGCATGAAACCGGTGTGGCCGATACAGTCGATCCTTTGGGAGGATCTTATTACGTGGAGGCTCTCACCGACGCCGTAGAGGAAGAAGCATGGTCATATATTAAACGTATTGACGAGACCGGTGGTGCAGTCAACGCGGTGGAATCGGGTTATATGCAGCAGGAGATCAGGAGAGCGGCGTATGAGACACAAAAGGCGCAGGATCAGCAAAATGAAATCGTCGTTGGAGTGAATCAGTTTACGGAGGAAGAAGAACCTGAACCGGATGTCGTTAAAGTTGATGAAGCCTTTGTATCTGCTCAGATTGAACGACTGGAAGCCATCCGAAATGAGCGGGACCAGCAACTGGTTGATGCCGCATTAGATGAATTGCGTGAAGCCGCAAAAGGTGAGGATAACCTCATGTATCCTATATTAAAAGCAGTCAAAGCATATGCGACCCTTGGAGAAATTGCCAATGTGCTCCGGGATGAATTTGGTGAATACACTGCATAAGAGTGGAGGATCTATTAATGGAGAAAATACGGGTACTTATTGCAAAACCAGGCCTCGATGGTCATGATCGCGGGGCGCTTGTGATCAGTCAGGCACTTCGGGATGCAGGGATGGAGGTCATCTATACGGGGCTGCGGCAATCGCCAAAGCAAATTGTCCAGGCTGCAGTACAAGAAGATGTAGACGTCATCGGACTCTCCAGTTTATCAGGGGCACATAACGTTCTGTTTCCAAAGGTACTGGAAGAACTTCACGCTTCGGATGCTGCGGATATTCTTGTATTTGGCGGTGGCGTGATTCCTCACGAAGATATTCGAAAGCTTGAAAAACAAGGGATTCGAAAAATATTCACCCCGGGGACAAAAATGGAGACAATATCAAGTTTTATCGAAAGAGCAGTCAGAGAAACCCAAGGTAGTGGGGAAAGCGTGCTTGCACCTCCGACAGGAATCGATCATATTGGTATAGCGGTCCGGTCTATTGAAGAAAGTCTGCCATTTTATCAAGGGCATTTGCATTTACATGTAGAACGGATCATAGAGGTGCCGGAGCAAGGGGTAAGGGTTGCATTTATTCCGGCGGGAAATACTCGTCTTGAACTGATGGAGCCGCTGAAAGAAAGCAGCCCGGTGCAACGCTTTATTGATAAAAAAGGCGAAGGACTGCATCATTTGGCTTTTGGTGTAACCAGCCTTGAGGAGCGTTTGGTTCAACTGAAGAACGAAGGGGTACCATTGATTAATGAAAAGCCGGTCAACGGAGCAATGGGTCATCCGATTGCGTTTCTTCATCCGAAAGCTAACAGCGGGACGTTGGTTGAGCTGGTGGAACAAGTGCATGGAGAAGAGAAGGAGGATGCTTGAATGGATCTATACGATAAAATCAATGAGCTCTA
This Salisediminibacterium beveridgei DNA region includes the following protein-coding sequences:
- a CDS encoding metal ABC transporter solute-binding protein, Zn/Mn family, whose translation is MSKLKKTYTLTSAIMALGLLAACGENNEDENETAQNNNEGNNNVDTEEQTDPLQVKTTMYPLHYFTEQIGQELVDVSNILPAGADAHTFEPSTNQMIEIAEADLFLYNGADFEGYASSIKDALEDEDVTIFEATHDLDLIDFSHGLSDDHDHDHDHDHNDDHNDNHDHNDDHDHNDNHNDNHNDNHDHNDDHDHNDNLNDNHDHNDDHGNNDNHNHNDNHNHNHNDNNNNEHDHDHDNGDDHAHGDYDPHVWLDPVRSVEYAEQIKSVLIELMPEQENVFIENFEALEEKLLALDEEFQSMTEEVSNDVIVVSHSGYGYWTDRYGIQQLGIAGLSPTNEPSIQQLQDVIDSMDEYGIEHVLIEPNIPTNLIETVQDETGAEAKRIHNLENLTEEDVDNGEDYMSIMRENIEVLRTVLQ
- a CDS encoding BrxA/BrxB family bacilliredoxin, which gives rise to MFMNDVVQAARNDMDQAGYEQLTTPEEVDQVFNEKGSVLVMVNSVCGCAGGIARPSAAYMKNFDVKADRYVTVFAGQDKEATEKARSYFTGYPPSSPSFALLKDGELKMMVERHEIEGHEPIQIVQKLEEGLETHFK
- a CDS encoding aromatic acid exporter family protein; this encodes MFKIGYRTIKTALGAAIAIFIAQLLQLDFYVSAGILTMLCIQKTRQRTIMNSWQRFVACIIGMIYAIALFETIGYHPLSVAFLLLIFIPTTVYLRVQSGIITSAVIFFHLYTLKEVSVSIIANELGLIVIGILVALVMNLYMPGKELRLEKMQIELENYYCSIFHKFASYIREGDSGWTGEEISSSEKLLKDAQNLALENLENHVLRYEDQYYHYFKMREKQLDIIERMMPLLTSMDYHVEQADMLADFMDQLAEGVNPQNTAVRYITELESLQNNFREMALPETRSEFEARSALLHLVHELQLYLSIKQQFKPLKSYGTLETS
- the prli42 gene encoding stressosome-associated protein Prli42, which produces MPRKYRKAVVYMMIIVMFFGTVFAGVSMY
- a CDS encoding acyl-CoA mutase large subunit family protein — translated: MTGADDRYAAWQKKVEDQVKKRPERKAHFKTSSDIPVERVFFPSVFDNAYIGNIGYPGEFPYTRGIRPTMYRGQFWTMRQYAGFGSAKETNERFRYLLEQGQTGLSVAFDLPTQIGYDSDDVMALGEVGKVGVAIDTLEDMEILFDQIALRDVSTSMTINAPAAILLAMYIAVGEKQGVDRKAIRGTIQNDILKEYIARGTYIYPPRPSMRLITDIFAYCSEEAPAFNTISISGYHIREAGSTAVQELAFTLSNAIAYVEAAVETGLDVDTFAPRLAFFFNGHNHFFEEVAKFRAARRMWAKIMKERFQAKDEKSLQLRFHTQVAGSTLTAQQPENNVVRVALQALSSVLGGTQSLHTNAKDEALSLPSEESARLALRTQQIIAHETGVADTVDPLGGSYYVEALTDAVEEEAWSYIKRIDETGGAVNAVESGYMQQEIRRAAYETQKAQDQQNEIVVGVNQFTEEEEPEPDVVKVDEAFVSAQIERLEAIRNERDQQLVDAALDELREAAKGEDNLMYPILKAVKAYATLGEIANVLRDEFGEYTA
- the mce gene encoding methylmalonyl-CoA epimerase — protein: MEKIRVLIAKPGLDGHDRGALVISQALRDAGMEVIYTGLRQSPKQIVQAAVQEDVDVIGLSSLSGAHNVLFPKVLEELHASDAADILVFGGGVIPHEDIRKLEKQGIRKIFTPGTKMETISSFIERAVRETQGSGESVLAPPTGIDHIGIAVRSIEESLPFYQGHLHLHVERIIEVPEQGVRVAFIPAGNTRLELMEPLKESSPVQRFIDKKGEGLHHLAFGVTSLEERLVQLKNEGVPLINEKPVNGAMGHPIAFLHPKANSGTLVELVEQVHGEEKEDA